A stretch of the Janthinobacterium sp. B9-8 genome encodes the following:
- a CDS encoding hemagglutinin repeat-containing protein, with product MSGNRIDFQTGKDIKVNGSAIAATQDVQLLAGNDVKITAGTNSSKDIHDKKESKSGLFSGGGFGFTYGKQEQQTHTDADGSIQSQNRSLVGSEQGKLTIKAGNAIQVTDSDLSALAGDMVIQGKQVTVDPGQDRHQSTETQTFKQSGITVAFSAPVLSVLQAAQTVASSAQQGSESKDSRVKALSVGTAALAAKNGIDAAKAAAADPSSVSVSITYGESKSESVTKTSSISHSGSTLNAGGDIQISAVGDKASQLNVLGSEINAKGNIKLKSDGDINLQSALDESEQHSKNSSSSWGAGVAITMGQGGGSYGVTANGSLSRGQADGKDTAQQNSHINAGKILTLESGNGTRVEGAVVSGNKIIADIGGDLKLASRQDTSQFDSKQSSVSASVTVGVGVSGSASISQDKMKSDYAAVQEQSGLFAGKDGFEIKVKKNTDLNGAVIASKSDDNTLSTGTLTQKDINNHAEYSASSIGIGGGFSMGGTEKKPEDGKAPGGDQAAASSGGKLYDAGPSGVTPTAPVALSAGDNGTSTTKSAIATAKITITDEAKQKELTGKTAAETIASLSRDTDGAQQQLANDFKPEKINELFSATKTFLQEGNTFMANRTAEADAAKKALDGTTASLKAEQAKPQDQQNQALIRQLKDQVISLDGQKTEADRWTPGGDYGRAMTALQAAVGGNVSGGATGLLQNASVAYLQSLGAEKIKAIANTFQEEGKETATSQNVRAALHAIASCAGAAVSASNCSSAAVGAASSVVINNVLSEIENTNADNMTASEKEKRKNLVGSIITGIVAATDGNAAAANNAAQIEMENNSLKLPQLKSFHAEYAACKPKDNCKAIEKKYQEIATKQLIEVSSLCASNLDVCRSKYGELMEKRSEIFAELEKMQKDLNLPSSMMYTLGALRMQESDAMAMLSSTTFAETMKQKWGVTPEQAALIVATISGVKSTAKSVLPSKPSVQDRENPLLADKSAELKANEVNKTPVGSCLTPPACFVAGTLVETSAGLKPIETFVGGELVWSRSDETGEYGFRPVLATKATSDQTIYHLQVRNSAGVEESLRTTAEHPFWIQDQGWLKASLLAADMVLLDRLNKPLTVISLSVESATETVFNIQVAEFQTYHVGEFGVWVHNAACCDLTNRYGAIPAKWVNADNKVEWMNPVSGKRELLPDGVSLGVDHILPQNYILKKIPDFSKLPPEVQKSLINDQINLQPITRSANSSKKSTVEWIDGGWKHFKGEPVHQSYKDFLLDAQRKMAIKIDVELIKRGLK from the coding sequence CTGTCTGGTAATCGTATTGATTTCCAGACAGGTAAAGACATCAAAGTAAACGGCAGTGCCATTGCTGCGACGCAAGACGTGCAATTATTGGCAGGCAACGACGTTAAAATCACGGCGGGCACCAATAGTAGTAAGGACATTCACGATAAAAAAGAAAGTAAATCCGGCCTCTTTAGTGGCGGCGGGTTTGGCTTTACTTACGGCAAGCAAGAGCAACAAACCCATACCGATGCCGATGGCAGCATTCAAAGCCAAAATCGCAGTCTGGTGGGTAGCGAGCAAGGCAAGCTAACGATTAAGGCGGGCAATGCAATCCAGGTCACCGACAGTGATCTGTCTGCGCTGGCCGGGGATATGGTGATCCAAGGCAAGCAAGTCACGGTAGACCCTGGTCAGGATCGCCACCAAAGCACCGAAACCCAAACCTTTAAACAAAGCGGTATTACTGTTGCCTTCAGTGCGCCGGTACTGAGTGTGCTGCAAGCCGCACAAACAGTTGCCTCATCTGCTCAGCAGGGCAGCGAATCCAAAGATAGCCGTGTAAAAGCGCTATCGGTGGGCACGGCTGCGCTGGCTGCTAAAAATGGCATTGATGCAGCCAAGGCCGCGGCTGCAGATCCTTCTTCGGTGAGCGTGAGCATTACTTATGGCGAATCAAAATCGGAGAGTGTTACCAAAACCAGCAGCATCAGCCATAGCGGCAGCACTTTAAACGCGGGAGGGGATATTCAAATCTCGGCGGTGGGCGATAAAGCCAGCCAGCTAAATGTGCTGGGCAGCGAGATCAATGCCAAAGGCAATATCAAGCTGAAATCGGATGGCGATATTAACTTGCAATCGGCATTGGATGAGAGCGAGCAGCATAGCAAAAACAGCAGCTCCAGCTGGGGAGCCGGGGTAGCGATCACGATGGGCCAGGGCGGTGGAAGCTATGGCGTGACCGCCAACGGCAGTCTGAGTCGCGGCCAAGCCGATGGCAAAGATACCGCCCAGCAAAACAGCCATATCAACGCCGGTAAAATCCTGACGCTAGAATCCGGCAACGGCACCCGCGTAGAAGGGGCGGTAGTTAGCGGCAATAAAATCATTGCCGATATCGGCGGCGATTTAAAACTCGCCAGCCGCCAAGACACCAGCCAGTTTGACAGCAAGCAAAGCAGCGTAAGCGCCAGCGTAACGGTGGGTGTCGGTGTATCGGGCAGCGCCAGCATCAGTCAAGACAAAATGAAATCTGACTACGCGGCGGTGCAAGAACAAAGCGGCTTGTTTGCGGGCAAAGACGGCTTTGAGATCAAGGTTAAAAAGAATACCGACCTGAACGGAGCTGTGATCGCCAGCAAATCGGACGACAACACCCTCAGCACCGGTACGCTCACCCAAAAAGACATCAACAACCACGCCGAATATAGCGCCAGCAGCATCGGCATTGGCGGTGGCTTTAGCATGGGCGGGACTGAGAAAAAACCGGAAGACGGCAAAGCCCCAGGTGGCGATCAGGCCGCTGCCTCTTCTGGAGGCAAACTCTACGACGCAGGCCCAAGCGGCGTCACACCCACTGCGCCTGTCGCACTTAGCGCTGGGGACAATGGCACGAGCACCACCAAAAGCGCCATTGCCACAGCCAAAATCACCATTACCGATGAAGCCAAACAAAAAGAGCTGACCGGTAAAACCGCCGCAGAAACCATCGCCAGCCTAAGCCGCGACACCGATGGTGCGCAGCAACAACTCGCCAATGATTTTAAGCCTGAAAAAATCAACGAGCTATTCAGCGCCACCAAAACCTTCCTGCAAGAAGGCAACACCTTTATGGCAAACCGCACGGCCGAGGCGGATGCGGCGAAAAAGGCACTGGACGGCACAACGGCCAGCTTAAAAGCAGAACAAGCCAAGCCACAAGATCAGCAAAATCAGGCGCTGATCAGGCAGCTGAAAGATCAGGTCATTAGTCTGGACGGGCAAAAAACCGAAGCAGATAGATGGACGCCTGGTGGAGACTACGGCCGCGCCATGACCGCACTGCAAGCTGCCGTGGGTGGCAATGTCAGCGGTGGTGCAACAGGCCTGCTGCAAAACGCCTCTGTGGCTTACCTGCAAAGCTTGGGCGCTGAAAAAATCAAGGCGATTGCGAACACGTTCCAGGAAGAGGGCAAAGAAACTGCCACCAGCCAAAACGTCCGCGCCGCCCTGCACGCCATCGCCTCCTGCGCCGGAGCAGCAGTCTCTGCCAGCAACTGCAGCAGCGCCGCCGTGGGAGCCGCTTCCAGCGTCGTCATCAACAACGTCTTATCAGAAATTGAAAACACCAATGCAGATAATATGACGGCCAGTGAAAAGGAAAAACGTAAGAATCTGGTCGGCTCCATCATCACTGGCATTGTTGCGGCCACGGATGGCAATGCAGCGGCAGCGAATAATGCGGCGCAGATTGAGATGGAGAATAATTCTTTAAAGCTTCCTCAACTTAAGAGTTTTCATGCGGAATATGCCGCATGCAAGCCCAAAGATAACTGCAAAGCAATTGAGAAAAAATACCAAGAAATTGCCACAAAGCAGCTCATAGAAGTTTCGTCTTTATGCGCTAGTAATTTAGATGTATGTCGCTCCAAATATGGCGAATTAATGGAAAAGCGCTCAGAGATTTTTGCTGAGCTGGAGAAAATGCAAAAAGATCTGAACTTACCGAGCAGTATGATGTATACGCTTGGTGCATTGCGGATGCAGGAAAGCGATGCAATGGCCATGCTTTCATCGACTACTTTTGCAGAAACGATGAAGCAGAAGTGGGGAGTTACGCCTGAGCAAGCGGCTTTGATCGTTGCTACGATTTCTGGGGTTAAAAGCACTGCAAAATCAGTGCTTCCTAGTAAACCTTCTGTGCAGGATAGAGAAAACCCGCTGCTAGCTGACAAATCAGCGGAGTTGAAAGCAAACGAAGTAAATAAAACACCGGTAGGTTCATGTTTAACGCCTCCAGCTTGCTTTGTTGCTGGTACTCTGGTCGAAACCAGCGCAGGCCTAAAACCCATCGAAACATTTGTTGGTGGAGAGTTGGTTTGGTCCAGGAGCGATGAAACAGGTGAATATGGTTTCCGCCCTGTATTGGCAACAAAGGCAACTTCAGATCAAACGATTTACCACCTGCAAGTACGTAATAGTGCTGGGGTAGAAGAAAGCTTACGTACAACGGCAGAGCATCCGTTCTGGATTCAGGATCAAGGCTGGCTTAAAGCATCCTTACTTGCCGCCGATATGGTTTTATTGGATCGACTTAACAAGCCGCTTACGGTTATCAGCCTGAGCGTCGAGTCAGCCACAGAAACGGTATTTAATATCCAAGTAGCTGAGTTTCAGACTTACCATGTTGGTGAGTTTGGGGTGTGGGTGCACAATGCGGCATGTTGCGATCTTACTAATAGGTATGGTGCTATTCCCGCGAAGTGGGTTAATGCAGATAATAAGGTTGAATGGATGAATCCAGTGTCTGGTAAGCGAGAATTGCTTCCTGATGGCGTTAGTTTGGGTGTTGATCATATTCTTCCGCAAAACTATATTTTGAAAAAAATCCCTGATTTTTCTAAGCTTCCTCCAGAGGTTCAAAAATCATTGATAAATGACCAAATTAATCTGCAGCCAATAACTAGATCTGCGAATAGTTCTAAGAAAAGCACTGTTGAATGGATTGATGGTGGGTGGAAACACTTTAAAGGAGAACCTGTGCATCAATCTTATAAAGATTTTTTACTAGATGCGCAGCGGAAAATGGCGATTAAAATTGATGTAGAGCTGATAAAGCGAGGTTTGAAATAA